From Carassius auratus strain Wakin chromosome 10, ASM336829v1, whole genome shotgun sequence, a single genomic window includes:
- the LOC113110218 gene encoding RING finger protein 122-like isoform X3, whose product MPPVTSQELPLNIYVVIFGTGIFLFVLSLIFCCFFISKLRHQARNVRAGYKMVVFKDETTRLHAHGLTCAVCLEDFRTKDELGVFTMPTRLSQEQAEKPKQL is encoded by the exons ATGCCTCCAGTGACCTCTCAGGAACTCCCTCTCAACATCTATGTGGTCATCTTTGGGACTGGGATCTTTCTCTTTGTTTTAAGCCTGATATTCTGCTGCTTCTTTATAAG TAAACTGAGACATCAAGCTCGCAACGTGAGAGCCGGATACAAGATG GTTGTCTTTAAAGATGAAACAACACGGTTACATGCACACGGG TTAACATGCGCAGTCTGTTTGGAGGACTTCAGGACAAAAGATGAGCTTGGAGTGTTTACCATGCCAACACGCCTTTCACAAGAG caagcagaaAAGCCAAAACAGCTCTGA
- the LOC113110218 gene encoding RING finger protein 122-like isoform X2 encodes MPPVTSQELPLNIYVVIFGTGIFLFVLSLIFCCFFISKLRHQARNVRAGYKMVVFKDETTRLHAHGLTCAVCLEDFRTKDELGVFTMPTRLSQETASRKAKTALTKDVW; translated from the exons ATGCCTCCAGTGACCTCTCAGGAACTCCCTCTCAACATCTATGTGGTCATCTTTGGGACTGGGATCTTTCTCTTTGTTTTAAGCCTGATATTCTGCTGCTTCTTTATAAG TAAACTGAGACATCAAGCTCGCAACGTGAGAGCCGGATACAAGATG GTTGTCTTTAAAGATGAAACAACACGGTTACATGCACACGGG TTAACATGCGCAGTCTGTTTGGAGGACTTCAGGACAAAAGATGAGCTTGGAGTGTTTACCATGCCAACACGCCTTTCACAAGAG acagcaagcagaaAAGCCAAAACAGCTCTGACTAAAG ATGTCTGGTGA
- the LOC113110222 gene encoding piggyBac transposable element-derived protein 4-like: protein MERRPNVAKNPALLLEFSDEESDVTPQVKSDGVMKEERDTILRKTSDKGVEEEKDRTLHTTRDEGMKVERNVSLHMTCDEEMVEEADGTLNMISYGGMKVERDEFLNATSHGSMKGDTALHMTSDGGMQEERDSTLDTTSDGGMEEERDVAQHMTSDGGMQEERDSTLDTTSDGRMEEERDVAQHMTSDGGMEKKKYVTLRTTSTEWLEEERDFDGEAELDMELSDEVSETEDNTEFEPDYHSTDGEESEEESEVTADTETAYQSKNGNISWTSKSQRKPGRFPAHRIIRMTPGPTKLARANAKDIRSTFELFFPDDIKQILIEMTNLEGKRVSGAAWKNLDWTDLQAFLGVLILAGVYRSHHEAIDSLWHAESGRPIFRATMSLKSFKNLSRIFCFDKKGKKHSQQKKDKLAPVRTIWDKWVQRLPFLYNPGPNVTVGECLVGFRGRCPFKQYMPSKPGKYGIKIWAACDSRSSYAWNLQIYTGKAADGKSEKNQGMQVVLDMTDGLEGHTITCDNFFTSYALGQELLRRKMTMIGTVRSNKPELPPALLSMKNRTRLSSMFAFTDTHTLVSYCPRKNTNVLLMSTFHRDVKVSDKDHKKPEIILDYNHTKGGVDNLDKLVATYTCQRKTSRWPMVIFFNMLDVSAYNAFVLWMEINHSWNEGKKYRRRLFLEELGKALVAPLMKRRENIPRTPASQNMVMEAQGSTLPIKDSYLAPVTPGKRKRCQMCDRKKDTKTSLTCSGCNKYICGSHAVMTAHCQECSTKV from the exons ATGGAGAGACGGCCTAATGTTGCCAAGAACCCGGCTCTTCTATTAGAGTTTAGTGATGAAGAAAGTGATGTGACCCCACAAGTGAAAAGTGATGGAGTTATGAAAGAGGAAAGAGATACAATCCTACGTAAGACAAGTGATAAAGGGGTGGAAGAGGAAAAAGACAGGACTCTTCATACAACTAGAGATGAAGGGATGAAAGTGGAAAGAAATGTTTCCCTACATATGACATGTGATGAAGAGATGGTAGAGGAAGCAGACGGGACTCTCAATATGATCAGTTATGGAGGAATGAAAGTAGAAAGGGATGAGTTCCTAAATGCAACAAGTCATGGAAGTATGAAAGGAGACACAGCCCTACATATGACAAGTGATGGAGGAATGCAAGAAGAAAGAGATTCAACCCTAGATACAACAAGTGATGGAGGAATGGAAGAGGAAAGAGACGTGGCCCAACATATGACAAGTGATGGAGGAATGCAAGAGGAAAGAGATTCGACCTTAGATACAACAAGTGATGGAAGAATGGAAGAGGAAAGAGACGTGGCCCAACATATGACAAGTGATGGAGGgatggaaaagaaaaaatatgtgaCCCTACGTACGACAAGTACTGAATGGCTGGAAGAGGAAAGGGATTTCGATGGAGAAGCAGAACTGGATATGGAGCTCTCTGATGAAGTTTCTGAAACAGAGGACAATACAGAGTTCGAACCAGACTACCACTCTACTGATGGAGAAGAGTCAGAGGAAGAGTCAGAGGTCACTGCTGACACAGAGACGGCTTATCAATCCAAAAACGGAAACATATCGTGGACTTCAAAATCTCAGAGAAAACCAGGGAGATTTCCAGCTCATCGTATCATCAGAATGACCCCTGGACCAACCAAGTTGGCACGTGCCAATGCTAAAGATATAAGATCAACATTTGAATTGTTTTTCCCAGATGATATTAAACAGATTTTGATTGAAATGACCAATTTAGAGGGGAAACGTGTGTCTGGTGCTGCCTGGAAGAACCTGGACTGGACAGACTTACAGGCCTTCCTTGGTGTGTTGATTCTGGCAGGCGTGTATCGATCCCACCATGAGGCCATAGATAGCTTATGGCATGCTGAGTCTGGAAGGCCAATTTTTCGTGCTACCATGTCACTGAAAAGTTTTAAGAATTTGTCAAGGATTTTCTGCTTTGACAAAAAGGGCAAAAAGCATAGCCAACAGAAAAAAGACAAGCTGGCACCAGTAAGGACCATCTGGGATAAATGGGTCCAACGCCTGCCATTCTTATACAATCCAGGCCCAAACGTTACTGTGGGCGAGTGCCTGGTCGGTTTCAGAGGTCGCTGTCCCTTCAAACAATACATGCCGAGTAAACCGGGCAAGTATGGAATTAAAATTTGGGCAGCATGCGATTCCAGATCGAGCTACGCATGGAACCTGCAGATCTACACTGGCAAAGCTGCCGACGGCAAGTCAGAAAAGAACCAGGGAATGCAAGTGGTCCTGGACATGACAGATGGTCTAGAGGGACACACCATCACATGTGACAACTTCTTCACGTCGTACGCCCTCGGCCAGGAGCTGCTCCGAAGGAAAATGACCATGATTGGAACCGTCAGATCAAACAAGCCTGAGCTCCCACCTGCGCTCCTGTCAATGAAGAACAGGACACGTTTATCATCCATGTTCGCCTTCACTGATACGCACACTCTTGTTTCCTACTGTCCCAGAAAAAATACTAATGTGCTTTTGATGAGCACTTTCCACAGAGATGTCAAAGTAAGTGACAAAGATCACAAGAAGCCAGAGATAATCCTAGACTACAACCACACCAAAGGTGGAGTTGACAACCTTGACAAG CTTGTTGCTACTTACACCTGCCAAAGGAAGACATCTCGTTGGCCCATGGTGATTTTCTTCAACATGTTGGATGTCTCTGCCTACAATGCATTTGTGTTGTGGATGGAAATAAATCATTCATGGAACGAAGGGAAGAAATACAGAAGGAGGCTCTTTCTGGAAGAGCTAGGGAAAGCTCTGGTGGCTCCTCTCATGAAAAGACGGGAAAATATTCCCCGCACTCCAGCTTCTCAGAATATGGTGATGGAAGCACAAGGAAGCACTTTGCCGATCAAAGACAGTTATCTCGCACCAGTGACCCCAGGGAAGAGGAAAAGGTGTCAGATGTGTGACCGAAAGAAGGACACAAAAACAAGTTTGACATGCAGTGGGTGTAACAAATACATTTGCGGGTCACACGCTGTTATGACAGCTCATTGCCAAGAATGCAGCACGAAGGTTTAA
- the LOC113110218 gene encoding RING finger protein 122-like isoform X1 produces the protein MPPVTSQELPLNIYVVIFGTGIFLFVLSLIFCCFFISKLRHQARNVRAGYKMVVFKDETTRLHAHGLTCAVCLEDFRTKDELGVFTMPTRLSQEVNSSEVFYHANAIKEKRFSLEANSTWTVPRDCESPFTPRKNYKDNSQ, from the exons ATGCCTCCAGTGACCTCTCAGGAACTCCCTCTCAACATCTATGTGGTCATCTTTGGGACTGGGATCTTTCTCTTTGTTTTAAGCCTGATATTCTGCTGCTTCTTTATAAG TAAACTGAGACATCAAGCTCGCAACGTGAGAGCCGGATACAAGATG GTTGTCTTTAAAGATGAAACAACACGGTTACATGCACACGGG TTAACATGCGCAGTCTGTTTGGAGGACTTCAGGACAAAAGATGAGCTTGGAGTGTTTACCATGCCAACACGCCTTTCACAAGAGGTAAATTCCTCCGAGGTCTTTTATCATGCTAATGCTATTAAAGAAAAGAGGTTCAGTCTTGAAGCGAACTCAACATGGACTGTGCCTCGCGACTGTGaaagcccattcacaccaagaaagaactataaagataactcACAATAA